In one window of Lampris incognitus isolate fLamInc1 chromosome 3, fLamInc1.hap2, whole genome shotgun sequence DNA:
- the clcc1 gene encoding chloride channel CLIC-like protein 1 isoform X3: MCSSLQAILHQAAEGHRKSWSAVEIKKLLSGEQSCSNGALDDAVSQVLVDLRPHNYEAWRWRFEDNFGVDLDTVLKVCLCVMIIVTIICTQLWSVVSWFIQFKRLFAICFFMSIIWNWFYLYKIAFAEHQNNLVKMDSVNAKCTGVKKIDWSDSLKEWFRSTLTLQDDPCKRYYEVLMVNPILLVPPTKAISVTITTFITEPLKHVGQGISEFIRALLKDLPVTLQIPVFITIILAVLIFMYGSVHAAFQYGITAPFRGHRRQPPPALDQPQPRPLRQRDAGRNRLAGGDTLQPVTRPRAIHGRSDHKVHQQKPDRKSEKSCVFVETLRSANQLSSEDEPDVVLREEDADEEQQERLSNSDSEAEGGDSDDQEEVLEELKSASSCSVAEAKAKAPVAKAKPTAVDQSSRNANPTQANQSKDSETPKSLLANRQAERPAGGQPPQTTTAKGSQVLERPDKESTHRQSMDHIETIGVPVQETAPQ, encoded by the exons ATGTGTTCCAGTCTTCAAGCGATTCTTCACCAGGCTGCTGAAGGACATAGAAAAAGTTGGTCTG CCGTGGAAATCAAGAAGCTTCTGTCCGGCGAGCAGAGCTGCAGCAACGGGGCATTGGATGATGCTGTCAGCCAGGTTCTGGTGGACCTCAGACCACACAACTATGAGGCCTGGAGGTGGCGTTTTGAGGATAACTTCGGTGTGGACTTAGACACGGTGTTGAAG GTGTGCTTATGTGTTATGATTATCGTGACCATCATCTGTACTCAGCTGTGGTCGGTGGTTTCCTGGTTCATCCAGTTCAAGAGACTGTTCGCTATCTGCTTCTTCATGAGCATCATCTGGAACTGGTTCTACCTGTACAAG ATTGCCTTTGCTGAGCACCAAAACAACCTGGTGAAGATGGACAGTGTCAACGCCAAATGCACTGGAGTAAAGAAAATTGACTGGAGCGATAGCTTGAAGG AGTGGTTCAGGAGTACACTAACTCTTCAGGATGACCCCTGTAAGCGGTACTACGAAGTCCTGATGGTCAACCCTATCCTGCTGGTACCTCCAACCAAG GCTATATCAGTCACTATCACAACCTTCATCACGGAACCGCTGAAACATGTCGGGCAGGGGATCAGTGAGTTCATCAGAGCCCTCCTCAAGGATCTACCAGTCACCCTGCAGATCCCCGTTTTTATCACCATCATCCTTGCCGTACTG ATCTTCATGTATGGAAGCGTCCATGCAGCTTTCCAGTATGGTATCACTGCGCCCTTCCGTGGTCACAGGCGCCAGCCTCCGCCTGCACTGGACCAGCCTCAGCCTCGCCCTCTCCGGCAGAGGGATGCAGGTCGCAACCGCTTAGCTGGAGGGGACACGCTTCAACCTGTCACAAGACCCAGGGCCATCCACGGCAGATCAGACCACAAGGTTCACCAGCAGAAGCCTGACAGAAAAAGTGAGAAGTCGTGTGTGTTTGTTGAGACTCTGCGGAGTGCCAACCAGCTATCCAGTGAGGACGAGCCAGATGTAGTGCTTAGAGAGGAAGATGCTGATGAAGAGCAGCAGGAGAGGCTCTCCAACAGCGACTCTGAAGCTGAAGGAGGAGATTCAGATGATCAGGAGGAGGTGCTGGAGGAGCTAAAAAGTGCTAGCTCCTGCAGTGTAGCTGAGGCCAAAGCCAAGGCTCCCGTTGCCAAAGCTAAACCCACAGCAGTGGATCAGAGCTCCAGAAATGCAAACCCTACTCAAGCTAACCAAAGCAAAGACAGTGAGACACCCAAATCTCTGCTAGCTAATAGACAGGCTGAGAGACCAGCAGGGGGACAGCCCCCACAAACTACAACAGCAAAAGGCAGTCAG
- the clcc1 gene encoding chloride channel CLIC-like protein 1 isoform X2, protein MLNYDASAKTMKKPVETVNYPSVPTKRREHNQGPDQADLLVCNKNVAKLQSENEEQRKQISLSLQQSACVPVFKRFFTRLLKDIEKVGLPSDVNEIVCDAKVSLSKQAAVEIKKLLSGEQSCSNGALDDAVSQVLVDLRPHNYEAWRWRFEDNFGVDLDTVLKVCLCVMIIVTIICTQLWSVVSWFIQFKRLFAICFFMSIIWNWFYLYKIAFAEHQNNLVKMDSVNAKCTGVKKIDWSDSLKEWFRSTLTLQDDPCKRYYEVLMVNPILLVPPTKAISVTITTFITEPLKHVGQGISEFIRALLKDLPVTLQIPVFITIILAVLIFMYGSVHAAFQYGITAPFRGHRRQPPPALDQPQPRPLRQRDAGRNRLAGGDTLQPVTRPRAIHGRSDHKVHQQKPDRKSEKSCVFVETLRSANQLSSEDEPDVVLREEDADEEQQERLSNSDSEAEGGDSDDQEEVLEELKSASSCSVAEAKAKAPVAKAKPTAVDQSSRNANPTQANQSKDSETPKSLLANRQAERPAGGQPPQTTTAKGSQVLERPDKESTHRQSMDHIETIGVPVQETAPQ, encoded by the exons ACGGTGAACTATCCCAGCGTGCCAACGAAAAGAAGAGAACATAATCAAGGCCCTGATCAAGCAGACCTATTAGTGTGTAACAAAAATGTGGCAAAATTACAAAGTGAG AATGAAGAGCAGAGGAAGCAGATTTCATTAAGTTTACAGCAGTCTGCATGTGTTCCAGTCTTCAAGCGATTCTTCACCAGGCTGCTGAAGGACATAGAAAAAGTTGGTCTG CCCAGTGATGTTAATGAAATCGTGTGTGATGCTAAAGTGAGCCTGTCTAAACAAGCAGCCGTGGAAATCAAGAAGCTTCTGTCCGGCGAGCAGAGCTGCAGCAACGGGGCATTGGATGATGCTGTCAGCCAGGTTCTGGTGGACCTCAGACCACACAACTATGAGGCCTGGAGGTGGCGTTTTGAGGATAACTTCGGTGTGGACTTAGACACGGTGTTGAAG GTGTGCTTATGTGTTATGATTATCGTGACCATCATCTGTACTCAGCTGTGGTCGGTGGTTTCCTGGTTCATCCAGTTCAAGAGACTGTTCGCTATCTGCTTCTTCATGAGCATCATCTGGAACTGGTTCTACCTGTACAAG ATTGCCTTTGCTGAGCACCAAAACAACCTGGTGAAGATGGACAGTGTCAACGCCAAATGCACTGGAGTAAAGAAAATTGACTGGAGCGATAGCTTGAAGG AGTGGTTCAGGAGTACACTAACTCTTCAGGATGACCCCTGTAAGCGGTACTACGAAGTCCTGATGGTCAACCCTATCCTGCTGGTACCTCCAACCAAG GCTATATCAGTCACTATCACAACCTTCATCACGGAACCGCTGAAACATGTCGGGCAGGGGATCAGTGAGTTCATCAGAGCCCTCCTCAAGGATCTACCAGTCACCCTGCAGATCCCCGTTTTTATCACCATCATCCTTGCCGTACTG ATCTTCATGTATGGAAGCGTCCATGCAGCTTTCCAGTATGGTATCACTGCGCCCTTCCGTGGTCACAGGCGCCAGCCTCCGCCTGCACTGGACCAGCCTCAGCCTCGCCCTCTCCGGCAGAGGGATGCAGGTCGCAACCGCTTAGCTGGAGGGGACACGCTTCAACCTGTCACAAGACCCAGGGCCATCCACGGCAGATCAGACCACAAGGTTCACCAGCAGAAGCCTGACAGAAAAAGTGAGAAGTCGTGTGTGTTTGTTGAGACTCTGCGGAGTGCCAACCAGCTATCCAGTGAGGACGAGCCAGATGTAGTGCTTAGAGAGGAAGATGCTGATGAAGAGCAGCAGGAGAGGCTCTCCAACAGCGACTCTGAAGCTGAAGGAGGAGATTCAGATGATCAGGAGGAGGTGCTGGAGGAGCTAAAAAGTGCTAGCTCCTGCAGTGTAGCTGAGGCCAAAGCCAAGGCTCCCGTTGCCAAAGCTAAACCCACAGCAGTGGATCAGAGCTCCAGAAATGCAAACCCTACTCAAGCTAACCAAAGCAAAGACAGTGAGACACCCAAATCTCTGCTAGCTAATAGACAGGCTGAGAGACCAGCAGGGGGACAGCCCCCACAAACTACAACAGCAAAAGGCAGTCAG